One Scytonema millei VB511283 genomic window carries:
- a CDS encoding glycosyltransferase family 2 protein: protein MTNPQVTIVVAPRERFSYARQSLESIYANTDIPFELIYVDGNSPAEIQRYLEAVAQEKGFQLIRTNYYLFPNRARNLGLARVNTKYVAFVDNDVIVAPGWLEALIQCAEETGATVVGPLMCHEEPVHEVVHCAGGEARVVCDATGRRRLREKMYKQGHQVVDVRPKMQRTQTELCEFHCMLVRAQIFEQLGFFDELMLNSKEHLDFCMSVIQAGGKVYFEPSSIITYVPGQPLKPTDLHFYMLRWSDAWELASLSRLREKWQLAEDSYFQHKYKALGWRRRNTILFPLVYQLTLGMKNQFLEKILMYGLFAPLEALLNRYLTASYARRHLKQKNTQAAPALREPIATATPRR from the coding sequence ATGACAAACCCTCAAGTCACGATTGTTGTAGCACCGCGCGAACGTTTCAGCTATGCTCGCCAGTCCTTGGAGAGTATTTATGCAAATACGGACATTCCATTTGAGCTGATCTACGTAGATGGTAACTCCCCAGCTGAGATACAGCGCTACTTAGAAGCCGTAGCACAGGAAAAAGGTTTTCAACTGATTCGGACGAATTATTACCTTTTCCCCAACCGCGCTAGAAACTTAGGCTTAGCTCGCGTTAACACCAAGTACGTCGCCTTCGTCGATAACGATGTTATTGTTGCACCTGGTTGGTTGGAAGCCTTGATTCAATGTGCTGAAGAAACTGGCGCTACAGTTGTTGGACCTCTGATGTGTCACGAGGAGCCAGTGCATGAAGTCGTCCACTGTGCTGGCGGGGAAGCACGTGTTGTATGCGATGCTACTGGTAGACGGCGCTTGCGGGAAAAGATGTACAAACAAGGTCATCAGGTAGTAGACGTGCGCCCCAAGATGCAGCGGACGCAAACGGAGTTATGCGAGTTTCACTGCATGTTAGTTCGCGCTCAAATCTTTGAGCAACTAGGTTTCTTCGATGAGTTAATGCTTAACTCCAAAGAGCATTTGGACTTCTGCATGAGCGTGATTCAGGCAGGAGGAAAAGTTTATTTTGAGCCAAGTAGTATTATTACATATGTGCCAGGGCAACCATTGAAGCCGACAGATCTGCATTTTTACATGCTGCGTTGGAGCGATGCATGGGAGTTGGCTAGCCTAAGTCGTTTGCGCGAAAAATGGCAATTAGCAGAGGATAGCTACTTTCAACATAAGTACAAAGCTTTGGGATGGAGGCGCAGAAACACAATTCTCTTTCCTCTCGTCTATCAGTTAACTTTGGGAATGAAAAATCAGTTTCTAGAAAAAATATTGATGTATGGTCTTTTTGCACCACTAGAAGCACTACTGAATCGTTACCTGACTGCAAGTTATGCTAGAAGACACCTAAAGCAGAAAAACACTCAAGCTGCGCCTGCCCTACGAGAACCGATCGCGACAGCAACACCGCGACGCTAG
- a CDS encoding glycosyltransferase family 4 protein produces MKILLINDYGTATGGAELQMLGLRQNLRDRGHDVRLFSSRAMQVASSHCLSDYSCFGTTTRLQVLSQTINFSAYLKLRQILHEFRPDVVHVRMFMWQLSPLILPLLKDVPCLYQTAVYKAVCPVGTKLLPDGRPCKATAGIACLRDRCLTPQSWAVLMVQRQLWQRWQSTFNLVVALSYGMKAQLEKEGIGSIEVVHNGVPVRAMRPPLANPPTVAFAGRLVSEKGVNVLLRAFARAKAQVPKAQLLVAGRGPEEDALRALAAELGIATDVTWLGHLPRSEMEKHFDSAWVQVVPSLWSEPFGNVTTEAMMRGTSVIASAVGAQPEIVIDRITGFLVPPLDVDALTAALLRLLLNASLAERMGRDGRQYALTHFSEDRCTERFLEIYQELRASAASVSS; encoded by the coding sequence ATGAAGATTCTTCTGATCAATGATTATGGTACTGCAACTGGGGGAGCCGAGTTACAAATGCTAGGTTTGCGTCAAAACTTGCGCGATCGCGGTCATGATGTTCGCCTATTCTCTAGTCGTGCTATGCAAGTTGCCAGCAGCCACTGCCTATCTGACTACAGTTGTTTTGGCACTACAACTCGATTGCAAGTTTTGTCCCAGACTATAAACTTCTCTGCCTATTTGAAGCTACGCCAGATTCTGCATGAATTTCGACCTGATGTGGTTCACGTGCGCATGTTTATGTGGCAACTTTCACCACTCATCCTTCCCTTACTTAAAGACGTGCCGTGTTTGTACCAAACAGCTGTGTATAAAGCAGTTTGTCCTGTAGGTACAAAACTTTTGCCCGATGGTCGTCCCTGTAAAGCCACTGCTGGAATTGCTTGTCTGCGCGATCGCTGCCTCACGCCTCAATCTTGGGCAGTGTTGATGGTACAGCGGCAACTATGGCAACGCTGGCAGTCTACTTTCAATTTGGTGGTTGCCCTTAGTTACGGCATGAAAGCACAGTTAGAAAAAGAAGGGATTGGATCGATCGAAGTCGTACACAACGGAGTACCTGTTCGAGCAATGCGTCCACCCCTTGCCAATCCCCCAACCGTTGCCTTTGCTGGACGGTTAGTGTCAGAAAAAGGAGTTAACGTTTTGTTGCGAGCCTTTGCACGTGCTAAAGCACAAGTGCCTAAAGCGCAGTTACTCGTTGCAGGTCGAGGTCCAGAGGAAGATGCTTTACGAGCTTTAGCGGCGGAACTTGGAATTGCAACTGACGTGACTTGGTTGGGACACTTACCACGTTCTGAAATGGAAAAACATTTTGATTCAGCCTGGGTGCAGGTAGTACCTTCGCTTTGGTCAGAGCCATTTGGTAACGTAACGACTGAGGCAATGATGCGCGGTACATCTGTCATTGCTAGTGCTGTTGGCGCACAGCCAGAAATCGTTATTGATCGTATTACGGGTTTTTTAGTACCACCTCTCGATGTGGATGCCTTGACCGCTGCGCTGCTACGCTTATTACTCAACGCAAGTTTAGCAGAGCGAATGGGGCGAGATGGTCGTCAGTATGCTTTAACTCACTTTAGTGAAGACCGATGTACGGAGCGTTTCTTGGAGATTTATCAGGAACTGCGCGCATCGGCAGCAAGCGTATCATCGTGA
- a CDS encoding ABC transporter permease — MKNYSARRRTDLQRPELPPAIVYTPENLLRHPAQLFKLMWRDLLASRELAWRLAVRDISAQYRQSFLGFIWAFLPPLAMAAGFTLASESNIIKIGVTDLPYPAYVMFSTALWQTFVEAVNGPVQAINLSKPMLARVNFPREAIILAKVGEVLFNFAIKLILIMALFLWYQIPLRWTIFLAPVALVHLIMLGTLIGTLLSPLGVLYQDVSKGLAMVTNFWLFLTPVVYPVPNEGTFGFLVKLNPVTPLLVTTRELATTGNISNACGFWIVSVITLFGIFLTWVAFRLAMPYVIERVSS; from the coding sequence ATGAAGAACTATTCTGCACGACGAAGAACGGATTTACAAAGACCGGAACTACCACCAGCGATCGTTTACACACCAGAGAATCTGCTCAGGCATCCAGCTCAACTATTCAAACTGATGTGGCGGGACTTGTTAGCTTCTCGCGAACTGGCATGGCGGCTCGCTGTGCGAGATATTAGCGCTCAATACCGTCAGTCATTTCTAGGATTTATCTGGGCATTCTTACCACCGCTGGCTATGGCAGCAGGATTTACACTTGCAAGTGAGTCCAATATTATCAAAATTGGTGTCACGGACTTGCCCTATCCCGCCTATGTGATGTTCAGCACGGCACTGTGGCAAACGTTTGTAGAAGCAGTCAATGGTCCGGTACAAGCTATAAACTTGTCGAAGCCGATGCTAGCCAGAGTCAATTTTCCCCGAGAGGCAATTATCTTAGCAAAGGTAGGTGAAGTGTTATTCAACTTTGCCATCAAACTCATCTTAATTATGGCGTTGTTTCTCTGGTATCAGATTCCTCTGAGGTGGACAATCTTTCTCGCTCCCGTAGCACTAGTTCATTTAATTATGCTAGGGACGTTAATTGGCACTTTATTGTCTCCTTTGGGAGTTTTATATCAGGATGTATCAAAAGGTCTAGCAATGGTGACCAACTTTTGGCTTTTTTTAACTCCAGTAGTTTATCCCGTTCCTAATGAAGGAACCTTTGGGTTTCTCGTGAAACTTAATCCCGTCACTCCGTTACTAGTAACAACACGGGAGTTAGCAACAACAGGAAATATCTCCAATGCTTGTGGGTTTTGGATTGTCAGCGTCATAACTTTATTTGGGATTTTCTTGACATGGGTTGCATTTCGTCTTGCAATGCCTTATGTAATTGAGAGGGTAAGTTCATAA